One window from the genome of Frankiales bacterium encodes:
- a CDS encoding alpha-ketoglutarate-dependent dioxygenase AlkB, giving the protein MALAVQASLLDQQDAPLLGPLAGRVRRTPLAHGAWVDHLPGWVAGSDAVLETLLHTVPWRHERRRMYERVVDVPRLVAWYDEGVALPHPLLEEAREALSRHYRPELGEPFVTAGCCLYRDGRDSVAWHGDTIGRSAHEDTLVAIVSFGSPRSLLLRPRAGGASTAFRLGHGDLVVMGGSCQRTWEHAVPKTARAVGPRVSVQLRPRGVA; this is encoded by the coding sequence ATGGCGCTCGCGGTCCAGGCCTCGCTGCTCGACCAGCAGGACGCGCCGCTCCTGGGCCCGCTCGCCGGCCGGGTGCGGCGCACCCCGCTCGCCCATGGCGCCTGGGTCGACCACCTGCCGGGCTGGGTCGCCGGGTCCGACGCCGTCCTCGAGACGCTCCTGCACACCGTGCCGTGGCGCCACGAGCGCCGCCGGATGTACGAGCGCGTGGTCGACGTCCCGCGGCTCGTCGCCTGGTACGACGAGGGCGTCGCGCTGCCCCACCCGCTGCTCGAGGAGGCGCGGGAGGCGCTCTCGCGCCACTACCGCCCCGAGCTCGGCGAGCCCTTCGTCACGGCCGGCTGCTGCCTCTACCGCGACGGGCGCGACTCCGTGGCCTGGCACGGCGACACGATCGGGCGGTCCGCCCACGAGGACACGCTGGTGGCCATCGTGTCGTTCGGCTCGCCGCGCTCGCTGCTGCTGCGCCCGCGCGCCGGAGGTGCGAGCACGGCCTTCCGCCTCGGCCACGGCGACCTGGTGGTCATGGGCGGCTCGTGCCAGCGCACCTGGGAGCACGCGGTGCCCAAGACCGCCCGGGCCGTGGGTCCGCGGGTGAGCGTGCAGCTGCGGCCCCGCGGCGTCGCCTGA
- a CDS encoding DUF1015 family protein encodes MVDVRPFRALRPAPGLEARVLCPPYDVVDTAEARAWADGDPDSFFRVTRPEIELPDDADPHADDVYALGRRHLDELVARGVLERDTGPTYSVYRLRMGEVVQTGVVAAVSVEDYDAGRVRIHEHTRPDKELDRVRHVDALDAQDEPVFLVGRRSSDVAEIVARVTGREPRTDVETRDGVRHTLWVVDDPAEVAALHRALGGVGDLYVADGHHRSAAASRVHALRAGRPGEHDAFLAVVFPLDDVHVMAYNRVVRDLGGRTPEQFLAALAEVVDVEPAPGAVSPASRHELGVHLDGRWYLARARDVAEDDVLARLDVSVLQDRVLAPLLGIADPRTDTRIAFVGGIRGSAEIERLVAEGAAVGFTLHPTSIEELVAVADAGHVMPPKSTWFEPKLASGLVVHPLDGDG; translated from the coding sequence GTGGTCGACGTACGCCCGTTCCGCGCGCTGCGCCCGGCGCCGGGGCTCGAGGCCCGCGTGCTGTGCCCCCCGTACGACGTGGTCGACACGGCCGAGGCCCGTGCCTGGGCCGACGGCGACCCGGACTCGTTCTTCCGCGTCACCCGTCCCGAGATCGAGCTGCCCGACGACGCCGACCCGCATGCCGACGACGTCTACGCGCTGGGGCGGCGCCACCTCGACGAGCTGGTGGCTCGCGGCGTCCTGGAGCGCGACACCGGCCCGACCTACTCGGTCTACCGCCTGCGCATGGGCGAGGTCGTCCAGACCGGGGTCGTCGCGGCGGTCTCGGTGGAGGACTACGACGCGGGCCGCGTGCGGATCCACGAGCACACCCGCCCGGACAAGGAGCTCGACCGGGTCCGCCACGTCGACGCGCTCGACGCGCAGGACGAGCCGGTGTTCCTGGTGGGCCGGCGGTCCTCCGACGTCGCGGAGATCGTCGCGCGGGTGACCGGGCGCGAGCCGCGCACCGACGTCGAGACCCGCGACGGCGTCCGGCACACGCTGTGGGTGGTCGACGACCCCGCCGAGGTGGCGGCCCTGCACCGGGCGCTCGGCGGAGTAGGCGACCTCTACGTGGCCGACGGCCACCACCGCAGCGCCGCGGCGTCGCGGGTGCACGCCCTGCGCGCGGGCCGGCCGGGGGAGCACGACGCGTTCCTCGCGGTGGTGTTCCCGCTCGACGACGTCCACGTGATGGCCTACAACCGCGTCGTGCGCGACCTCGGCGGGCGCACACCGGAGCAGTTCCTGGCCGCGCTGGCCGAGGTGGTCGACGTCGAGCCGGCCCCCGGCGCGGTGTCCCCGGCGTCGCGGCACGAGCTCGGCGTGCACCTCGACGGCCGCTGGTACCTGGCACGCGCGCGCGACGTCGCGGAGGACGACGTCCTCGCCCGGCTCGACGTCTCGGTGCTCCAGGACCGCGTGCTGGCCCCGCTGCTGGGCATCGCCGACCCGCGCACCGACACCCGCATCGCGTTCGTGGGCGGGATCCGGGGCTCCGCGGAGATCGAGCGGCTGGTGGCCGAGGGTGCGGCCGTGGGCTTCACGCTCCACCCGACGTCGATCGAGGAGCTGGTCGCGGTGGCCGACGCCGGGCACGTGATGCCGCCCAAGTCCACGTGGTTCGAGCCCAAGCTGGCCAGCGGGCTCGTGGTGCACCCGCTCGACGGCGACGGCTGA
- a CDS encoding succinate dehydrogenase/fumarate reductase iron-sulfur subunit — MGYTAKLRVWRGDDEGGALHDFSVEVNEGEVVLDIVHRLQATQAPDLAVRWNCKAGKCGSCSAEVNGRPRLMCMTRMNTFAEDETITITPMRTFPVIRDLVTDVSYNYAKARMVPSFAPPADLEPGDYRMAQVDVERSQEFRKCIECFLCNNTCHAVRDHEDNKSTFSGPRFLMRIAELDMHPLDTVDRRDVAVEDHGIGYCNITKCCTEVCPEHIHITDNALIPLKERIADKKYDPLFSVASLFRRGKAKRGEAPTTPQG; from the coding sequence ATGGGTTACACGGCCAAGCTCCGGGTCTGGCGCGGCGACGACGAGGGCGGCGCGCTGCACGACTTCAGCGTGGAGGTCAACGAGGGCGAGGTCGTGCTCGACATCGTCCACCGGCTCCAGGCGACGCAGGCGCCCGACCTCGCCGTGCGGTGGAACTGCAAGGCCGGCAAGTGCGGCTCGTGCAGCGCCGAGGTCAACGGCCGGCCGCGGCTCATGTGCATGACGCGCATGAACACGTTCGCCGAGGACGAGACCATCACCATCACGCCGATGCGGACCTTCCCGGTGATCCGCGACCTCGTGACCGACGTCTCGTACAACTACGCGAAGGCCCGCATGGTGCCCTCGTTCGCGCCTCCGGCGGACCTCGAGCCCGGCGACTACCGCATGGCCCAGGTGGACGTCGAGCGCTCGCAGGAGTTCCGCAAGTGCATCGAGTGCTTCCTGTGCAACAACACCTGCCACGCGGTGCGCGACCACGAGGACAACAAGTCCACCTTCTCCGGCCCGCGCTTCCTCATGCGCATCGCCGAGCTGGACATGCACCCGCTCGACACCGTCGACCGGCGTGACGTCGCCGTCGAGGACCACGGCATCGGCTACTGCAACATCACGAAGTGCTGCACCGAGGTGTGCCCCGAGCACATCCACATCACCGACAACGCCCTGATCCCGCTCAAGGAGCGGATCGCGGACAAGAAGTACGACCCGCTGTTCTCGGTCGCGTCGCTGTTCCGGCGCGGCAAGGCCAAGCGCGGCGAGGCGCCGACGACGCCCCAGGGCTGA
- a CDS encoding ROK family protein has translation MTMTLAVDCGGTGIKASVLDPAGTLHARPVRVPTPYPLPVARFLDTLAELAERLPRADRATVGVPGMIRHGVVITTPHYVTESGPRSRPVARLVEEWSGFDVRAALEQRLAVPTLVLNDAEVHGAGVVTGAGLELVLTLGTGLGCALFDGGRLAPHLELSQAPVRWGLSYDTYIGDKERRRLGPAFWSRRVRRVVDALRPVFVWDRLYIGGGNARVIRPEVVAELGDDVVIVPNTAGIVGGVRAWELGHGPGRD, from the coding sequence GTGACCATGACGCTCGCGGTCGACTGCGGCGGCACCGGGATCAAGGCCTCGGTGCTCGACCCCGCCGGCACGCTGCACGCCCGGCCGGTGCGCGTGCCCACGCCGTACCCGCTGCCGGTCGCCCGCTTCCTCGACACCCTGGCCGAGCTGGCCGAGCGCCTGCCGCGGGCGGACCGCGCCACCGTGGGGGTGCCGGGGATGATCCGCCACGGCGTCGTGATCACCACGCCGCACTACGTGACCGAGAGCGGACCGCGCTCGCGGCCCGTGGCGCGCCTGGTGGAGGAGTGGTCCGGGTTCGACGTGCGGGCCGCGCTCGAGCAGCGGCTCGCCGTCCCCACGCTCGTGCTCAACGACGCGGAGGTGCACGGCGCCGGGGTGGTCACCGGGGCCGGGCTCGAGCTCGTGCTCACGCTCGGCACCGGCCTGGGCTGCGCCCTCTTCGACGGCGGGCGCCTGGCGCCCCACCTCGAGCTCTCCCAGGCGCCGGTGCGCTGGGGGCTGTCCTACGACACCTACATCGGCGACAAGGAGCGCCGCCGCCTCGGGCCGGCGTTCTGGTCGCGCCGGGTCCGTCGCGTGGTGGACGCGCTGCGCCCGGTCTTCGTGTGGGACCGGCTCTACATCGGCGGCGGCAACGCGCGCGTGATCCGGCCCGAGGTGGTGGCCGAGCTGGGCGACGACGTCGTCATCGTGCCCAACACCGCGGGGATCGTCGGCGGCGTGCGGGCCTGGGAGCTCGGGCACGGTCCGGGCCGCGACTGA
- a CDS encoding DUF3037 domain-containing protein has product MPHAYEWAVLRLVPRVERCESVNVGVVVYCRALDFLAASVSDDLSRALALDPDLDVAAVRMGLESVLAVCAGSPEAGENGRRSPGERFRWLVAPRSTVVQPSPVHTGLTDDPAAELADLAARMVAWPPARSGRPVPEERES; this is encoded by the coding sequence GTGCCGCACGCGTATGAGTGGGCCGTGCTGCGCCTCGTACCGCGGGTGGAGCGCTGCGAGTCGGTGAACGTCGGCGTCGTCGTCTACTGCCGGGCGCTGGACTTCCTCGCCGCCTCGGTCTCCGACGACCTCTCCCGGGCCCTGGCGCTCGACCCCGACCTCGACGTGGCCGCCGTGCGCATGGGCCTCGAGAGCGTGCTCGCGGTGTGCGCCGGGTCGCCCGAGGCCGGCGAGAACGGGCGGCGCTCGCCCGGGGAGCGGTTCCGCTGGCTCGTCGCGCCGCGCAGCACCGTCGTGCAGCCCTCCCCGGTGCACACCGGCCTCACGGACGACCCCGCGGCCGAGCTCGCCGACCTCGCCGCGCGCATGGTGGCCTGGCCGCCGGCCCGCTCCGGCCGACCCGTGCCCGAGGAGCGTGAGTCATGA
- a CDS encoding aminotransferase class I and II, giving the protein MRATRYVLPLREGGSLPGIVEADDLGTYVLKFRGAGQGRKALVAEVVVGELGRRLGLPVPELVLVDLDPALASAEPDEEVQDLLRASPGLNLGMDFLPGSVGIERPEGVDPELAAQVVWFDALVLNVDRSWRNPNLLRWHGRPWLIDHGAALYFHHDWAHRATAAAKAYPHPGDHVLLPVASSLPEAAERLGPRVAPELDEVLALVPDLWLEDEPGFGSADDVRAAYAEVLAARAAAPEAWLDAVEVARAARV; this is encoded by the coding sequence GTGCGCGCGACGCGCTACGTCCTGCCGCTGCGCGAGGGCGGGTCGCTGCCGGGCATCGTCGAGGCCGACGACCTCGGCACCTACGTGCTCAAGTTCCGCGGCGCGGGCCAGGGCCGCAAGGCCCTCGTGGCCGAGGTGGTGGTGGGGGAGCTCGGCCGCCGGCTGGGCCTGCCGGTGCCCGAGCTGGTGCTGGTCGACCTCGACCCGGCGCTCGCGAGCGCCGAGCCCGACGAGGAGGTTCAGGACCTCCTCCGTGCGAGCCCCGGGCTCAACCTCGGGATGGACTTCCTGCCCGGCTCCGTGGGCATCGAGCGGCCCGAGGGCGTCGACCCGGAGCTGGCCGCGCAGGTCGTGTGGTTCGACGCGCTGGTGCTCAACGTCGACCGGTCGTGGCGCAACCCGAACCTGCTGCGCTGGCACGGCCGTCCCTGGCTCATCGACCACGGCGCCGCACTGTACTTCCACCACGACTGGGCGCACCGGGCCACCGCGGCGGCCAAGGCCTACCCCCACCCGGGCGACCACGTGCTGCTGCCCGTCGCGTCGTCGCTCCCCGAGGCGGCCGAGCGGCTCGGGCCGCGCGTGGCGCCCGAGCTCGACGAGGTGCTCGCCCTCGTGCCGGACCTCTGGCTCGAGGACGAGCCCGGGTTCGGCTCGGCCGACGACGTGCGCGCGGCCTACGCCGAGGTGCTCGCGGCCCGGGCGGCGGCGCCCGAGGCCTGGCTCGACGCCGTGGAGGTGGCCCGTGCCGCACGCGTATGA
- a CDS encoding DHA2 family efflux MFS transporter permease subunit: MPPTPETPDTRTDAPEVVDDHAGWELSEAGVPLDPQRWRALFVIAMAQLMIILDASIVNLALPRAKADLGIADADQQWVVTGYALAFGGLLLLGGRIADFIGRKRAFIIGLIGFATASAIGGAAPTAVALFAARGLQGAFAALLAPAALSLITVTFHVPKERARAFGVYGAISGGGAAIGLLLGGVLTEYLSWRWCLLVNVPIAILAVALAVPFVRESRAGGSGSYDVLGAITVSVGLVSLVYGFTKAAPHSFQESSHWTEPATLVWFGLAAVLLVAFFVIENRVANPLLPMRVLLDRNRGAAYLVSLIVGIGMFAMFLFLGLYLQVVLGYSPVTAGFAFLPFSVGIIIGAGIASQLLPRVGPKPLIVPGLLAAAAGLFWLSRLEYDSSYFAHVLPPMLVMSLGMAFIFIPVSTAALHGIDRADAGIGSAMLNTSQQIGGAVGTGLLNTVAVAATTAYIAANGIGAAGINPALTAGYSRAFLVGSGFLVTAAIVAFVMFTVGRDAVNEDDEVASVPVG, from the coding sequence ATGCCCCCCACGCCCGAGACCCCCGACACCCGCACCGACGCACCCGAGGTCGTGGACGACCACGCCGGCTGGGAGCTGTCCGAGGCCGGAGTGCCGCTCGACCCGCAGCGCTGGCGCGCGCTGTTCGTGATCGCCATGGCCCAGCTGATGATCATCCTGGACGCCTCGATCGTGAACCTGGCCCTGCCCCGCGCCAAGGCCGACCTCGGCATCGCCGACGCCGACCAGCAGTGGGTGGTCACCGGCTACGCCCTGGCCTTCGGCGGCCTCCTGCTGCTCGGCGGGCGCATCGCCGACTTCATCGGCCGCAAGCGCGCGTTCATCATCGGGCTGATCGGCTTCGCGACCGCCTCGGCGATCGGCGGCGCCGCCCCGACGGCCGTGGCGCTGTTCGCGGCCCGCGGCCTGCAGGGCGCGTTCGCGGCGCTCCTCGCGCCCGCGGCGCTCTCGCTGATCACCGTCACCTTCCACGTGCCCAAGGAGCGCGCCCGGGCCTTCGGCGTCTACGGCGCGATCTCCGGCGGCGGCGCCGCCATCGGCCTGCTGCTCGGCGGCGTCCTCACCGAGTACCTCTCGTGGCGCTGGTGCCTGCTGGTCAACGTGCCGATCGCGATCCTCGCCGTCGCCCTGGCCGTCCCGTTCGTGCGCGAGAGCCGGGCCGGCGGCAGCGGCTCCTACGACGTGCTGGGCGCCATCACCGTCTCGGTGGGCCTCGTCTCGCTGGTCTACGGGTTCACCAAGGCCGCACCGCACTCGTTCCAGGAGTCCTCGCACTGGACCGAGCCGGCCACGCTGGTCTGGTTCGGCCTCGCGGCCGTGCTCCTCGTCGCCTTCTTCGTGATCGAGAACCGGGTGGCCAACCCGCTGCTCCCCATGCGCGTGCTGCTCGACCGCAACCGCGGGGCGGCCTACCTCGTGTCGCTCATCGTCGGCATCGGGATGTTCGCGATGTTCCTCTTCCTCGGGCTCTACCTCCAGGTGGTGCTCGGCTACTCGCCGGTGACGGCGGGCTTCGCGTTCCTGCCCTTCAGCGTCGGCATCATCATCGGCGCCGGGATCGCCTCGCAGCTGCTGCCGCGGGTGGGGCCCAAGCCGCTCATCGTCCCCGGGCTGCTCGCCGCCGCGGCCGGCCTGTTCTGGCTCTCGCGCCTGGAGTACGACTCGTCGTACTTCGCCCACGTGCTGCCGCCCATGCTGGTGATGAGCCTCGGGATGGCCTTCATCTTCATCCCGGTCTCCACCGCGGCGCTGCACGGCATCGACCGCGCCGACGCCGGTATCGGGTCGGCCATGCTCAACACGAGCCAGCAGATCGGCGGCGCGGTCGGCACCGGCCTGCTCAACACCGTGGCGGTCGCGGCCACGACGGCCTACATCGCAGCCAACGGGATCGGTGCCGCCGGCATCAACCCCGCGCTCACGGCGGGCTACTCGCGGGCCTTCCTCGTGGGCTCGGGCTTCCTCGTCACCGCCGCGATCGTGGCCTTCGTGATGTTCACCGTCGGGCGCGACGCGGTGAACGAGGACGACGAGGTGGCCTCCGTCCCGGTCGGCTGA
- a CDS encoding fumarate reductase/succinate dehydrogenase flavoprotein subunit has product MTDLERHSYDVVVIGAGGAGLRAAIEARSQGKKTAIICKSLFGKAHTVMAEGGIAAAMGNVNDHDNWMVHFRDTMRGGKFLNSWRMAELHAKEAPSRVWELETYGALFDRTPEGKISQRNFGGHEYPRLAHVGDRSGLELIRTLQQKIVSLQQEDFRETGDYESMIKVFAEVTITRLLVNDGRMAGAFGYYRETGDLVAFEAPAVVLATGGIGKTFKVTSGSWEYTGDGHALAMRAGATALNMEFIQFHPTGMVWPPSVKGILVTESVRGDGGILTNSEGKRFMFDYIPDVFKAQYATTPEEGDRWYTDPDNNKRPPELLPRDEVARAINAEVKAGRGTPHGGVYLDVSTRLPAETIRKKLPSMWHQFKELADVDITKEPMEVGPTCHYVMGGVEVDPDTEETRLPGLFAAGEVSGGMHGSNRLGGNSLSDLLVFGRRAGLGAAMYVDALTGGAPAVTDEMLADAEAEALAPFAVEGGENPYTIHAELQQTMNDLVGIIRTEAEMTQALERLQEFKTRVARAGVTGGRAYNPGWHLCLDLRNMLLVAEAVARSAIERTESRGGHTRDDYPAMSAEWRQINIVCEATDDGVAIRRQPIPPMREDLLALFDVDELKKYMTEDELPKVAH; this is encoded by the coding sequence ATGACCGACCTCGAGCGGCACTCCTACGACGTCGTGGTGATCGGCGCCGGCGGCGCCGGCCTCCGCGCCGCGATCGAGGCGCGCAGCCAGGGCAAGAAGACGGCGATCATCTGCAAGTCGCTGTTCGGCAAGGCGCACACGGTCATGGCCGAGGGCGGCATCGCCGCGGCGATGGGCAACGTCAACGACCACGACAACTGGATGGTCCACTTCCGCGACACCATGCGCGGCGGCAAGTTCCTCAACTCCTGGCGGATGGCCGAGCTGCACGCCAAGGAGGCGCCCTCGCGGGTGTGGGAGCTCGAGACCTACGGCGCGCTGTTCGACCGCACGCCCGAGGGCAAGATCAGCCAGCGCAACTTCGGCGGTCACGAGTACCCGCGCCTCGCCCACGTGGGCGACCGGTCCGGCCTCGAGCTCATCCGCACCCTGCAGCAGAAGATCGTGTCGCTCCAGCAGGAGGACTTCCGCGAGACCGGCGACTACGAGTCGATGATCAAGGTCTTCGCCGAGGTCACGATCACCCGCCTGCTCGTCAACGACGGCCGCATGGCCGGCGCGTTCGGCTACTACCGCGAGACCGGCGACCTGGTGGCCTTCGAGGCGCCCGCCGTCGTCCTCGCCACCGGCGGCATCGGCAAGACCTTCAAGGTCACCAGCGGCTCGTGGGAGTACACCGGCGACGGCCACGCGCTGGCGATGCGCGCCGGCGCGACCGCCCTCAACATGGAGTTCATCCAGTTCCACCCCACCGGCATGGTCTGGCCGCCGTCGGTCAAGGGGATCCTGGTGACGGAGTCGGTCCGCGGCGACGGCGGCATCCTCACCAACTCCGAGGGCAAGCGGTTCATGTTCGACTACATCCCGGACGTGTTCAAGGCGCAGTACGCCACCACGCCCGAGGAGGGCGACCGCTGGTACACCGACCCGGACAACAACAAGCGCCCGCCGGAGCTGCTGCCCCGCGACGAGGTCGCCCGCGCGATCAACGCGGAGGTCAAGGCCGGGCGCGGCACGCCGCACGGCGGCGTCTACCTCGACGTCTCCACCCGCCTGCCGGCCGAAACGATCCGCAAGAAGCTCCCGTCGATGTGGCACCAGTTCAAGGAGCTGGCCGACGTCGACATCACCAAGGAGCCGATGGAGGTCGGCCCCACCTGCCACTACGTGATGGGCGGCGTCGAGGTCGACCCGGACACCGAGGAGACCCGGCTGCCCGGCCTGTTCGCGGCCGGCGAGGTGTCCGGCGGCATGCACGGGTCGAACCGCCTCGGCGGCAACTCGCTGTCCGACCTGCTGGTGTTCGGCCGCCGTGCCGGGCTCGGCGCCGCGATGTACGTCGACGCCCTCACCGGCGGCGCGCCGGCGGTCACCGACGAGATGCTGGCCGACGCCGAGGCCGAGGCGCTCGCGCCCTTCGCGGTCGAGGGCGGGGAGAACCCCTACACGATCCACGCCGAGCTCCAGCAGACCATGAACGACCTGGTCGGCATCATCCGCACCGAGGCGGAGATGACCCAGGCGCTCGAGCGGCTCCAGGAGTTCAAGACCCGCGTGGCGCGGGCCGGGGTCACCGGCGGCCGGGCCTACAACCCCGGCTGGCACCTGTGCCTCGACCTGCGCAACATGCTGCTGGTGGCCGAGGCGGTGGCGCGGTCGGCGATCGAGCGCACCGAGAGCAGGGGCGGGCACACCCGCGACGACTACCCGGCGATGAGCGCCGAGTGGCGCCAGATCAACATCGTCTGCGAGGCCACGGACGACGGCGTCGCCATCCGGCGCCAGCCGATCCCGCCGATGCGCGAGGACCTGCTCGCGCTGTTCGACGTCGACGAGCTGAAGAAGTACATGACCGAGGACGAGCTCCCGAAGGTGGCGCACTGA
- a CDS encoding M20/M25/M40 family metallo-hydrolase — protein sequence MLSVPLHPPGRSPRSAGFRVTWATGPGRLRGASPGRRGPRAAARRYGAPVTAGTHAGQPASPDPAPETDPDAGRRGEEAVALAVDLIRVDSTNGNETAVAEVLAAYLEGDGVEVELVARDPRRANLVARLRGTGGGPSLAFVGHSDVVPADPRDWTHPPFAAVVDDAGYLWGRGAVDMKGEVTARAAALRSLARSGWRGRGDLLLVVVADEEDGAAAVGMNWLVDERPDIAADYALNEGGGMRFSLADGRHLVEVSVGEKGTCPVRVEALGEAGHASTPTLGDNAVPLLAQLLVRIGRGEAQPADHPAVRAMLDALLGPGAVDRLGLAEALRRAGALHPTLADSLPAVAGTTMAPTVLHGSAARNVMPARAAVELDCRILPGTTEDEVLAAVRARLGDDLAYELSLAEPAVHGNASAPEGPLWDVVRRWSAEHVGAEPFPTLCSGFTDSVYLRRAFGTVAYGFSPFRTTPTEVLEAGYHNADERVHVDDVALSAHFHADAARSLLG from the coding sequence TTGCTGAGTGTGCCACTGCACCCTCCCGGCCGCTCCCCCCGGTCCGCGGGGTTCCGGGTGACATGGGCCACAGGCCCCGGCAGGCTCCGGGGAGCCTCCCCGGGGCGCCGCGGCCCGCGTGCGGCGGCCCGTCGCTACGGTGCTCCGGTGACCGCAGGCACGCACGCCGGGCAGCCGGCCTCCCCCGATCCGGCCCCCGAGACCGACCCCGACGCCGGGCGGCGGGGCGAGGAGGCGGTCGCCCTGGCCGTCGACCTCATCCGGGTCGACTCCACGAACGGGAACGAGACCGCGGTGGCCGAGGTGCTCGCCGCCTACCTCGAGGGCGACGGCGTCGAGGTGGAGCTGGTGGCCCGCGACCCGCGCCGGGCCAACCTCGTGGCGCGCCTGCGCGGCACCGGCGGGGGCCCGTCCCTGGCGTTCGTGGGGCACAGCGACGTCGTGCCGGCCGACCCGCGCGACTGGACCCACCCGCCGTTCGCCGCCGTGGTCGACGACGCCGGCTACCTCTGGGGGCGCGGCGCGGTCGACATGAAGGGCGAGGTGACGGCCCGGGCCGCCGCCCTGCGCTCGCTGGCCCGCTCGGGGTGGCGCGGCCGAGGCGACCTGCTGCTCGTGGTGGTGGCCGACGAGGAGGACGGCGCAGCCGCCGTCGGCATGAACTGGCTCGTGGACGAGCGCCCCGACATCGCCGCCGACTACGCGCTCAACGAGGGCGGGGGCATGCGCTTCTCGCTGGCCGACGGCCGCCACCTCGTCGAGGTGTCCGTGGGCGAGAAGGGCACCTGCCCGGTGCGGGTCGAGGCGCTGGGCGAGGCCGGCCACGCCTCCACCCCCACCCTCGGCGACAACGCCGTCCCCCTCCTCGCGCAGCTGCTCGTGCGGATCGGGCGGGGCGAGGCGCAGCCGGCCGACCACCCCGCCGTCCGGGCGATGCTCGACGCCCTGCTCGGCCCCGGTGCCGTGGACCGGCTCGGCCTGGCCGAGGCGCTCCGCCGGGCCGGCGCGCTGCACCCCACGCTCGCCGACAGCCTCCCGGCGGTCGCCGGCACGACGATGGCGCCGACCGTGCTGCACGGGTCGGCGGCGCGCAACGTGATGCCGGCCCGCGCCGCGGTGGAGCTCGACTGCCGGATCCTGCCGGGCACCACCGAGGACGAGGTGCTCGCCGCCGTGCGCGCCCGGCTCGGCGACGACCTCGCCTACGAGCTCTCGCTGGCGGAGCCCGCGGTGCACGGCAACGCGTCCGCGCCCGAGGGGCCGCTGTGGGACGTCGTGCGCCGCTGGAGCGCCGAGCACGTGGGGGCCGAGCCGTTCCCCACCCTGTGCTCGGGCTTCACCGACTCCGTCTACCTGCGCCGGGCGTTCGGGACTGTCGCCTACGGGTTCAGCCCCTTCCGGACGACGCCCACCGAGGTGCTCGAGGCCGGCTACCACAACGCCGACGAGCGCGTGCACGTCGACGACGTCGCGCTCTCGGCGCACTTCCACGCCGACGCGGCCCGGTCGCTGCTGGGCTGA